A window from Fusarium musae strain F31 chromosome 8, whole genome shotgun sequence encodes these proteins:
- a CDS encoding hypothetical protein (EggNog:ENOG41): MNTPHAPRTATALPLDDNSQDTGNNSFRGRDTSLRTTSRPIPVPAHTPSRAGASLTPNPRRHDHAYATLSTSPLSSFTLPDVSVTTPPLAHFRADTIAPTSIQEGELPQPQSNTLSIGSPAIPRRSVSPVGSLRISTDFATRPVTPDRRESFNNSNGNGNGSSRGSLTLNHRASSNSLHPISRTPSLKAALTNSLGSASGTSSLVPSPIISAMGDMTPLPSPLMSGDSPGPWKRLSAGSASPPQQRLKSVGEGSVLVTSTGESIDAALSNGAKRKIYSTLEPGDHVHTQSPSNQQPRQHTRNRSVSEYVPDHMGIPKRQISVSARPNAEASARSHEPQLRRELNLAESRGLTPSVVQPPTPPPSESSRDSADGVGKPKGPRFEYFEANGRNDKKRRRWRAVRMLGQGTFSRVMLATSQIEPDEDSPEVDHGRLTPKPEQSLDRKTLVAVKVCEHGPKGGASEERVEMSLKRELEIMLSIHHPSLVDLKAWSIEPTRAILVLSYCPGGDMFDIATSHRSVLKEPLLRRIFAEMVGAVSYLHERRIVHRDIKLENVLVNLTPSELADPSIEWATYPYSVVILSDLGLSRRIADDEKLETRCGSEDYAAPEVIMGQPYDGRATDAWSLGVLLYALLEARLPFDPHPGMSEAHRMRSRTSHRIARVEWKWVEYYGDDTDHDGDEAKFKQKGLLGAMEITEGLLRRARGRWTVDKVAKTPWVQGAINVEGGIRFREEKDGEEVS, from the coding sequence ATGAACACGCCCCACGCCCCCCGAACTGCGACGGCCCTGCCCCTCGACGACAACTCTCAAGACACAGGCAACAACTCTTTTAGAGGTCGTGATACCTCCCTTCGCACAACTTCTCGTCCCATACCAGTTCCTGCACACACACCTTCTCGTGCTGGGGCCTCCCTTACACCAAATCCTCGTCGGCACGACCACGCCTACGCTACATTGTCCACAAGTCCCTTGTCGTCCTTCACGCTTCCTGATGTCTCTGTTACAACGCCGCCGCTTGCTCATTTCCGTGCGGATACAATAGCACCGACTTCTATACAGGAGGGTGAACTCCCGCAACCACAATCCAACACCCTGTCCATTGGATCACCGGCTATTCCAAGACGCTCTGTCAGTCCTGTGGGATCCTTGCGTATCTCAACTGACTTTGCTACACGTCCCGTAACCCCAGACCGCCGTGAATcattcaacaacagcaacggGAATGGCAATGGTTCATCCCGTGGCTCGTTGACGTTGAACCACAGGGCTTCGTCCAACAGCCTTCATCCCATCTCCCGAACACCAAGTCTTAAAGCTGCCTTGACTAACAGTCTTGGTTCTGCCAGCGGCACAAGCAGTTTGGTGCCTAGTCCTATCATTTCTGCTATGGGGGATATGACGCCCCTTCCAAGCCCGCTCATGTCGGGTGATTCCCCAGGACCCTGGAAGAGGCTGAGCGCAGGTTCTGCGTCACCTCCACAACAGCGCCTCAAAAGCGTAGGAGAGGGCTCTGTTCTGGTTACGAGTACAGGTGAATCGATTGATGCAGCCCTTTCCAATGGTGCCAAACGTAAAATATATTCAACCCTCGAGCCCGGCGACCATGTTCATACACAATCGCCTTCTAACCAGCAGCCACGACAGCATACGCGAAACCGCAGCGTGAGCGAATACGTTCCTGATCATATGGGTATTCCTAAGAGACAAATATCCGTTTCAGCACGACCCAACGCCGAGGCTTCAGCACGGTCCCATGAACCCCAGCTTCGAAGAGAGCTTAACCTTGCAGAATCGCGAGGACTTACCCCTTCTGTGGTTCAGCCAccaactcctccaccaaGCGAGTCTTCGCGAGACTCTGCTGATGGCGTCGGCAAGCCTAAAGGACCCCGGTTCGAGTATTTCGAAGCAAACGGACGCAATGATAAGAAGCGGCGCCGATGGAGGGCCGTGCGAATGCTTGGTCAGGGAACCTTCAGTAGGGTCATGTTGGCTACAAGCCAGATTGAACCCGACGAAGACTCTCCCGAAGTTGACCATGGAAGGCTGACACCAAAACCGGAACAGAGCCTTGACCGTAAGACTTTGGTTGCCGTGAAGGTCTGCGAGCATGGTCCAAAAGGCGGCGCCAGCGAGGAACGTGTCGAGATGAGTCTAAAACGTGAACTTGAAATCATGCTTTCCATCCACCACCCCTCGCTTGTCGACCTAAAAGCTTGGAGTATTGAGCCTACTCGGGCCATCCTTGTCTTGAGCTATTGCCCTGGAGGTGATATGTTTGATATCGCGACCAGCCACCGGAGTGTGCTCAAAGAGCCTCTATTACGAAGAATATTTGCCGAAATGGTTGGTGCGGTAAGTTATCTCCACGAAAGGAGAATTGTTCACCGAGATATCAAACTCGAAAATGTTCTCGTCAACCTCACCCCTTCTGAGCTTGCAGACCCATCAATCGAGTGGGCTACATACCCTTACTCAGTGGTAATTCTGAGTGATTTGGGCCTTTCGAGACGcatcgccgatgatgagaaactGGAAACTCGATGTGGATCAGAAGACTATGCAGCTCCCGAGGTCATCATGGGACAACCTTACGATGGACGAGCTACCGATGCTTGGTCACTCGGTGTTCTTCTGTATGCTCTTCTAGAGGCTCGGCTTCCCTTTGATCCTCACCCAGGTATGAGTGAAGCGCATCGCATGCGCAGTCGCACTAGCCACCGTATCGCGAGAGTCGAATGGAAATGGGTAGAATATTACGGTGATGACACCGACCACGATGGCGACgaagccaagttcaagcAAAAGGGTCTCCTCGGTGCTATGGAGATCACAGAAGGGTTGTTAAGGCGAGCTAGGGGTCGTTGGACTGTCGACAAGGTGGCCAAGACTCCCTGGGTTCAGGGTGCCATCAATGTCGAAGGCGGAATACGTTTCCGCGAAGAGAAGGACGGCGAGGAAGTTTCCTGA
- a CDS encoding hypothetical protein (EggNog:ENOG41) gives MATSSVFSARRRTSPGDSDDTDMSFPRCAPGRRIPSSEWEKIRPVITKLYQEEKRPLKEVMEVLEREHGFTATVKMYKSRIWKWGLDKKLKSDEVLAILILRTEREAQGKISEFTIRGQPVDLDNINRYIRRNPGLVARFRAGVVPSIQTTLEVQCRTPSPIPSHHSLPPPKEISSVEQVLNLFRDYFDTSITSGIWNHEYNGDCVSPRPGDRSVELFERAVASFGLVNRSMMRKDEISISTLLTPAFESLKEIIASESPVFAVRTAFLLWYLHRFHKEDLLHIVMNYLAGLVPIVLGHDHPMTRIWKIIGSQDFSDHYELSTRLYSSLVPLFEERIGFANSLTTILYCDHIDCLVHHGQTAESLSVATQYRTRAEATQLRHPWLRELAILQTGIMCNAKTAEGKIEEAMQCLQSLKDWDLDEEQQAGMNIQLGNYGYQMGDFSLAIDCFREASRLITASQGDERIHLTCLANLESALRKSGEADEAAQVHELRLRRLSDFARETGTFANLPESCAAAVSPGDSYSWDAQQVCDWHWSEDGHGSAMPTLALT, from the exons ATGGCTACCTCGAGCGTCTTCTCCGCTCGACGTCGCACGTCACCCGGTGACTCTGACGACACCGACATGAGCTTCCCTCGCTGCGCACCTGGAAGACGTATTCCCAGCTCGGAGTGGGAGAAGATACGTCCAGTAATCACGAAGCTCTACCAGGAAGAGAAGCGACCGCTCAAAGAGGTCATGGAAGTCCTCGAGCGTGAACATGGCTTCACTGCAAC TGTCAAGATGTACAAGTCGAGGATTTGGAAGTGGGGTCttgacaagaagctcaagagtgATGAGGTCCTCGCTATTCTCATCCTGAGGACTGAACGTGAGGCGCAAGGGAAGATATCAGAGTTTACTATTCGTGGACAGCCAGTCGATCTGGATAACATAAACAGATACATCCGACGAAATCCGGGCCTTGTTGCGCGCTTCAGGGCGGGTGTTGTGCCCAGCATCCAGACAACTCTCGAGGTCCAATGTCggacaccatcaccaatacCGAGTCACCACTCGTTACCACCACCGAAGGAGATTTCCAGCGTCGAACAGGTCCTCAATCTATTTAGGGACTACTTCGATACCTCTATCACCAGTGGAATATGGAACCATGAATATAACGGTGACTGTGTCAGCCCAAGGCCTGGCGACCGAAGTGTCGAGCTGTTTGAACGTGCGGTCGCCAGCTTTGGTCTTGTCAACAGGTCAATGATGAGAAAAGATGAAATCTCAATAAGCACTCTCCTCACTCCAGCATTTGAGTCGCTCAAGGAGATAATCGCCTCTGAGAGCCCTGTTTTCGCTGTACGCACAGCTTTCCTCCTGTGGTATCTCCATCGATTTCACAAGGAAGACCTTCTTCACATTGTCATGAACTACCTCGCTGGCTTAGTACCTATTGTACTGGGTCATGATCACCCCATGACACGAATCTGGAAAATCATTGGGTCTCAGGACTTCTCCGATCATTACGAACTCTCCACACGACTCTACTCTTCTCTCGTGCCTCTCTTTGAGGAGCGAATTGGATTCGCCAATTCCCTCACCACAATTCTCTACTGCGACCACATCGACTGTCTTGTGCACCATGGCCAAACAGCAGAATCACTCAGTGTCGCTACACAATACAGAACCCGAGCAGAAGCCACACAATTACGGCATCCTTGGCTCCGCGAACTTGCAATCTTACAAACAGGCATAATGTGCAATGCGAAAACGGCTGAGGGGAAGATTGAGGAGGCAATGCAGTGTCTTCAATCACTAAAAGATTGGGACCTTGACGAAGAGCAACAAGCCGGTATGAACATTCAACTAGGCAACTACGGCTATCAAATGGGTGACTTCTCCTTGGCAATTGACTGCTTCCGCGAAGCATCTCGCCTCATAACCGCCAGCCAAGGCGACGAGAGGATCCACCTCACATGTCTCGCAAACCTTGAGTCCGCGCTGCGCAAAAGCGGAGAGGCTGACGAGGCAGCCCAGGTGCATGAGCTACGGCTCAGACGATTATCAGACTTTGCCAGGGAGACTGGCACCTTTGCAAATCTGCCTGAATCCTGCGCCGCGGCCGTGAGTCCGGGGGATAGTTACAGCTGGGACGCTCAGCAAGTGTGTGATTGGCACTGGAGTGAGGATGGGCACGGTAGTGCGATGCCTACCTTGGCATTGACATGA